In a genomic window of Gossypium arboreum isolate Shixiya-1 chromosome 7, ASM2569848v2, whole genome shotgun sequence:
- the LOC108456281 gene encoding casein kinase 1-like protein 3 isoform X2: protein MERFVGGKFKLGRKIGSGSFGEIYLATHIDTFEIVAVKIENNKTKHPQLFYEAKLYNILQGGSGIPSIKWSGVDGEDNALVLDLLGPSLEDLFVYCGRKFSLKTVLVLADQMITRIEYVHSKGFLHRDIKPDNFLMGLGRKANQVYIIDFGLAKRYRDSTTNCHIPYRENKNLTGTARYASCNTHLGIEQSRRDDLESLGYVLLYFLRGSLPWQGLKAGTKKQKYDKICEKKVSTPIEVLCKSHPVELASYFHYCHSLTFDQRPDYGFLKRLFRDLFAREGYEFDYIFDWTIIKHQQAQKSRSQLRLSPVPGGSSSHPFPVDVNNHQERTRSNNVSSPVEKNIFYPHTPSSSFAHASTSRRNGQKSTLPNETTNSGPGHGNKIGPSSSWISSLQRISSAK from the exons ATGGAACGATTCGTCGGCGGCAAATTCAAGCTCGGTCGCAAGATCGGCAGTGGTTCCTTCGGCGAAATTTATCTCG CTACACATATCGATACGTTTGAGATAGTCGCTGTTAAGATC GAGAACAATAAAACGAAGCATCCGCAACTGTTTTACGAAGCAAAACTGTACAATATTCTTCAAGGAGGAA GTGGAATTCCTAGCATAAAATGGTCAGGTGTAGACGGTGAAGATAATGCACTTGTTCTCGATTTGCTCGGACCGAGTTTGGAAGATCTTTTTGTGTATTGTGGAAGGAAATTTTCGCTGAAAACTGTCTTAGTGTTGGCTGATCAAATG ATTACAAGAATTGAATATGTTCACTCTAAGGGATTTCTTCATAGAGATATAAAGCCTGATAACTTCCTCATGGGACTTGGTCGGAAAGCAAATCAAGTTTATATAATTGATTTTGGACTAGCAAAAAGATATCGAGATTCCACGACTAATTGCCATATTCCATACAG AGAGAACAAGAATTTAACGGGGACTGCACGTTATGCCAGTTGCAATACTCATCTTGGAATAG AGCAAAGTCGAAGGGATGATTTGGAATCACTTGGCTATGTACTTCTATATTTTCTTAGAGGAAG CCTTCCATGGCAAGGTTTGAAAGCTGGCACAAAGAAGCAGAAATATGATAAAATATGTGAGAAGAAGGTGTCCACTCCTATCGAG GTTCTTTGTAAGTCCCATCCTGTGGAACTTGCATCTTACTTCCATTATTGCCATTCGTTGACATTTGATCAACGTCCTGATTATGGATTTTTGAAGCGTCTTTTCCGTGATTTGTTTGCTCGTGAAG GTTATGAGTTTGACTATATTTTTGATTGGACTATCATCAAGCACCAGCAAGCCCAGAAAAGTAGATCTCAGCTCAGATTGTCT CCAGTTCCTGGAGGTAGCAGCAGTCATCCTTTTCCAGTGGATGTGAACAATCATCAAG AGCGCACTAGATCAAACAATGTTTCGAGTCCTGTTGAGAAAAAT ATTTTTTACCCTCATACACCCTCATCTTCATTTGCACATGCCAGTACCTCAAGAAGAAATGGGCAGAAATCAACATTGCCCAATGAAACTACTAATTCTGGGCCTGGGCATGGAAACAAAATCGGTCCTTCCAGTAGTTGGATATCATCATTGCAGCGCATTTCATCTGCCAAATGA
- the LOC108467686 gene encoding probable RNA methyltransferase At5g51130, translating to MAERNEKKPKRIENTQKQQNKKQDGEVKKEENDGNSEEMAKSGQETQAKSNPNKKFKKVFPYGNYKSYYGYRIGKGPEREEDPRIRVLKKEWFEGKDCLDIGCNSGVVTIQIAKKYNCKSILGLDIDSALIEEAFWYLRKFVKMEFAEKKNTNNTNVKAVQDVNESEQCTTKSSNEGADNGSSHQSSCERNLSDIVSFRQENFVRSRPHDKQYDTILCLSVTKWIHLNWGDDGLITAFAKIWRLLRPGGVFVLEPQPWSSYERNRTVSETTRSNFRDIKYRPDFFREMLLDKIGFRRVEVVTSDLSGTRTGFNRPIFAYYK from the exons ATGGCGGAAAGAAACGAAAAGAAACCCAAAAGAATTGAAAACACCCAGAAGCAGCAGAATAAAAAACAAGATGGTGAGGTTAAGAAAGAAGAAAATGACGGAAACAGTGAAGAAATGGCCAAAAGCGGTCAAGAAACCCAAGCAAAGAGTAACCCAAATAAGAAATTCAAGAAGGTTTTCCCTTACGGAAATTACAAGAGCTATTATGGCTACAGA ATTGGAAAGGGTCCTGAAAGGGAAGAAGATCCTCGCATTAGGGTGTTGAAGAAGGAGTGGTTTGAAGGGAAAGATTGCTTGGATATTGGGTGTAACAGTGGCGTTGTTACAATCCAAATTG CGAAGAAGTACAATTGCAAGAGCATCCTAGGACTTGACATTGATTCTG CTTTAATTGAAGAAGCATTTTGGTACCTTAGGAAATTTGTGAAAATGGAATTTGCTGAGAAGAAAAATACAAACAATACCAATGTAAAGGCTGTACAAGATGTAAATGAGTCAGAGCAGTGTACTACTAAGTCTTCAAACGAAGGTGCTGACAATGGTTCAAGCCATCAGTCTTCTTGTGAAAGAAATCTATCTGATATAGTCTCTTTTCGACAAGAAAATTTCGTGAGGAGTCGTCCGCATGATAAGCAGTACGATACAATTCTTTG TTTGAGTGTGACAAAGTGGATTCACCTGAACTGGGGTGATGATGGCTTGATTACTGCGTTCGCGAAGATTTGGAGACTTTTACGTCCG GGTGGCGTTTTTGTATTGGAACCTCAACCTTGGTCATCATATGAAAGGAACCGCACAGTCTCTGAG ACAACAAGAAGTAATTTTCGAGATATCAAGTACCGACCTGATTTTTTTAGGGAAATGCTTCTAGACAAG ATCGGATTCAGAAGGGTTGAAGTTGTAACTTCAGATCTGTCGGGAACTAGAACCGGTTTCAATAGACCGATCTTTGCATACTACAAATGA
- the LOC108456281 gene encoding casein kinase 1-like protein 3 isoform X1 has protein sequence MERFVGGKFKLGRKIGSGSFGEIYLATHIDTFEIVAVKIENNKTKHPQLFYEAKLYNILQGGSGIPSIKWSGVDGEDNALVLDLLGPSLEDLFVYCGRKFSLKTVLVLADQMITRIEYVHSKGFLHRDIKPDNFLMGLGRKANQVYIIDFGLAKRYRDSTTNCHIPYRENKNLTGTARYASCNTHLGIEQSRRDDLESLGYVLLYFLRGSLPWQGLKAGTKKQKYDKICEKKVSTPIEVLCKSHPVELASYFHYCHSLTFDQRPDYGFLKRLFRDLFAREGYEFDYIFDWTIIKHQQAQKSRSQLRLSPVPGGSSSHPFPVDVNNHQGSSNPSYLTDITERTRSNNVSSPVEKNIFYPHTPSSSFAHASTSRRNGQKSTLPNETTNSGPGHGNKIGPSSSWISSLQRISSAK, from the exons ATGGAACGATTCGTCGGCGGCAAATTCAAGCTCGGTCGCAAGATCGGCAGTGGTTCCTTCGGCGAAATTTATCTCG CTACACATATCGATACGTTTGAGATAGTCGCTGTTAAGATC GAGAACAATAAAACGAAGCATCCGCAACTGTTTTACGAAGCAAAACTGTACAATATTCTTCAAGGAGGAA GTGGAATTCCTAGCATAAAATGGTCAGGTGTAGACGGTGAAGATAATGCACTTGTTCTCGATTTGCTCGGACCGAGTTTGGAAGATCTTTTTGTGTATTGTGGAAGGAAATTTTCGCTGAAAACTGTCTTAGTGTTGGCTGATCAAATG ATTACAAGAATTGAATATGTTCACTCTAAGGGATTTCTTCATAGAGATATAAAGCCTGATAACTTCCTCATGGGACTTGGTCGGAAAGCAAATCAAGTTTATATAATTGATTTTGGACTAGCAAAAAGATATCGAGATTCCACGACTAATTGCCATATTCCATACAG AGAGAACAAGAATTTAACGGGGACTGCACGTTATGCCAGTTGCAATACTCATCTTGGAATAG AGCAAAGTCGAAGGGATGATTTGGAATCACTTGGCTATGTACTTCTATATTTTCTTAGAGGAAG CCTTCCATGGCAAGGTTTGAAAGCTGGCACAAAGAAGCAGAAATATGATAAAATATGTGAGAAGAAGGTGTCCACTCCTATCGAG GTTCTTTGTAAGTCCCATCCTGTGGAACTTGCATCTTACTTCCATTATTGCCATTCGTTGACATTTGATCAACGTCCTGATTATGGATTTTTGAAGCGTCTTTTCCGTGATTTGTTTGCTCGTGAAG GTTATGAGTTTGACTATATTTTTGATTGGACTATCATCAAGCACCAGCAAGCCCAGAAAAGTAGATCTCAGCTCAGATTGTCT CCAGTTCCTGGAGGTAGCAGCAGTCATCCTTTTCCAGTGGATGTGAACAATCATCAAG GAAGTTCTAATCCTTCTTACTTGACTGATATTACAGAGCGCACTAGATCAAACAATGTTTCGAGTCCTGTTGAGAAAAAT ATTTTTTACCCTCATACACCCTCATCTTCATTTGCACATGCCAGTACCTCAAGAAGAAATGGGCAGAAATCAACATTGCCCAATGAAACTACTAATTCTGGGCCTGGGCATGGAAACAAAATCGGTCCTTCCAGTAGTTGGATATCATCATTGCAGCGCATTTCATCTGCCAAATGA